A stretch of DNA from Gemmatimonas sp. UBA7669:
GCGCGGGGCCACGGTGAAACTTCTGCCGATTTCCGAAGAGCTGCGGCTGACCGTTCAGCCGGAGACACTCCCGGCCGCTGCGAAGGCTCCGTCGCTGCTGGCAACGCTGAAAGCCCGGATGGCGTCTCCGGTGCAACGTCGCTGACCGAACTGATTCCGGGGGTGGGCACCACGTTCACCGCGTTGCCGACGATCACCCTGTTCGCCGGCGCGCATCGCGGATTCAGTCCGCCGCGCAACGAGGACATCATCAGCAACACGACCGGCAGCGTGGTGGAGCTCGATCCCGAGCGCAGCTGGAACTACGAGGCCGGCCTGCGCTGGGTACCACGTGCCACGTGGACGGTGGACATGACCGCCTTCCGGATGGACTTCTCTAACCAGATCATCCCGGCCAGCGTCGCCGGTGGTACCGGCGCCACGCTGACGAGCGCTGGCCGCACGCTGCATCAGGGGCTGGAGCTGGACGTCCGCGCCGACCTGGGTGCCGGGCGCGCCGTGACGCCGTTCGTGCGGCTCGCCACGACGTGGGTGCCGGTCGCGCGCACCGTGGGCACCCGCTTCGCCTACATCGGGACCGGTGGCGCTGACGTCGCGAGCAAAGTGTACGCTGAGCAGAATGGGACGGGTACGCGCAGCCGGCTGGACGTGAGCGGGAAGCGCCTGCCGTATGCGCCGGAGCTGACGACCACGGCGACACTCGGTTTGCGGCATCGTGGCGGCGCCGACGCATCCGTCGAGGCGGTGCACATCGGCCAGCAGTTCGGCGATGCGGCCAACACGCGTGTAACCGTGGCCGATGGGCAGCAGGGCATCCTGCCGACGAACACCGTCTGGAATGTCGCCGGGAACGTGCCGCTGCGGCGACTGGGCCTGATCGCGTTTGCGACGGTCAAGAACCTCTTCGGGGAACTCGTGATTGTGGATCGCACCCGAGGGCTGCTACCAGGTGTACAGCGCTTGGTTCAGGTAGGCGTCGAACGGTCATTCTGATCACGGGTTGCCACGCCACGCGCGGCATCCCGCGCGCCGGCAGGACCTACGGATTCAGTTGAACGAGTCTCCCAGATTGTCGGGGCAATTCTTGGTGTCGTTAGCGTAATGAGGAGGCACACGAGGCGGCACATCGCTAAACCGCTGTCTCGCGCAACTCATTGGAAAGTGAGTCAGAAAGTGCGCGACGCGACGCGAATCGCTCCGCACTAGCCCCACGACGCCCGCCTCTACGCCGTCGTCAGGTTCCGCGACAGCGGCAATGCTCACGTCGGCCGTGCTCAATGCCGGGGCGGTGTTCACGCCATCGCCCACTATCGCCACACGTTTAGACTGCCCACACAGACGCTCGATGTGCGCCGACTTCGCCTCTCGCAGGACCTCGCCGAGCGCGGCCAGTGAGATCACGCCCTGGCCCGCCTCGATAATCTCGCCCGCGAACCACCGGATCTGCTCGCTTGGCGTCACACTAGCGGCCGCACGATCGTGGTTTCGCCGGCCCGTGTCGTGCAGCGGAGCGATGGACGCTTAGCTGCGCGTTGCCACTCGAAGTCGTACCGCATGTCTTCCGCGTGCCGGTCGGTGTTGTTGAACCACTGCCGGAAGAATTCGATCTGGAGCGTCGTCGCCGTTGGCAGTGGGCATCCGCCACGATCCGGCTTAAGACACCGCGGATCATCCTGCGCCTCGAGCGCCGCTCGTTGGATAATCCGGTGCCTCTCCGTGAGCATCTCGAGGGGTCGTGTACTGCTTGTTCCAAAGGACCGCATCGGTGGGCGTGCGCTGCGCAGCCATAGACTGCGGCGAGGGCGACACCGGTCGCGGCATTGTCGCGATTTGTCCGGCCGCCGCGCTGCCTGATCAGGCATTCCCCGGTTCTCTCGCGACGGCTGGAACACACCGCCCGTTCACGCGCGTGAAATACGGAGAGCCCGCGTCATTTGGGGCACTCGCTTCTATGCTATCGTGCCACGTGCATGTATCGACGCTGCGTCGATTGGACGGCGAGCAACCGCTCATCGCCACGACAACCGCAGCACACGGCGGAGCCGGACCGCAAATCACCCGGTGCCACGCGCCGAGCCAGCGGCGTCGAAAGCTGCCGGTGGCTCCGACGCGCGACGTCGATACTCGAACTCATACCACCCTGCTGCCCATGCGCTCGCAGGACTCGGCACACCGGCGACATGCCTCCGCGCACTGCTGCATCATCGCATCTCCTCCGCCTACGGTCTCGCACGCACGCGCGCAGGTACGACAAGCCTCGGCGCACACCTTGCACGCCTGCGCGTACATATACGAGCCGCGGAGCATGACATCTGCTGAGGTGTGGCAGATCTTCGCGCAGTCGACGAGGATGTTCTGGTGTTCGACGCTGGCATGCTGGCCGCCGAGCGTGAGACAATGCACGGCAGTGGCCGTGCACGTGGCGTAGCAGTCGAGGCATTCGCGGATGCACTGCTGCATCTCGGCATTCGACATGCCATGCGAGTGGTCGTGGGCCATGGGGTCTCCTGGAGGTAGGCGGCGCGAGCCGCATGAGCCGCCCTTCTCGAAGCTCGAGGGCGCGGCGGGTGTCTTCCATCGACTGCAGGAGGCGTACCGTGCTTTATCCCGCGTAAATGCGCACATCGACACGGTTTGACGCGCGGACATCTGACCAGCCGTCCGGCCTGCAGCTTGGCTGAACTGCCGTGAGACGTGATGCTGGCCGGCTCGCGGTCACCGCGTTGTCATCTCCATGCCCCGCATGTCCATCGGCGTCGGCGTGGCGACGAGCACCGCCGTGACAATCAACACGAGCACACCGACGAGCAGTTCGACTTGCGCCAATGATTTCATCCTCGCTGTCCCGGCGACCGTGCTGATTGTGGGTTTCACGCGGAGCCAATTATAAGCGCCGGTGCCGCCCACGACAGACAGAAGGGCCAACTTGGCCAAGAGCGTCCGCCCATACCCCGTTTGCCATAGCGCGGACACCTCGCTCACGTGCAGCCATGCGGCGAAGACGCCCGTCGCCGCCACGAGACCGGCAAAGAGCAGTGCGGTTGGCGAGAACGCATTGAACAGTTCCGCAACGGCTGCGCCACGCTCCTCGTCCGGTAGCCGCATCGCCACGGGCAGCCCCGCGACCAACACGACAAGAAGGCTGCCGAGCCATCCGCCAGCGCCGATCACGTGCAGCGTGTCCGCAACGATCGCGAGCCCCGCGCGTTCCGGAGTTGCCGCGGCGTGCCCCGATAGCGCTGGCGTGAGAGCAAGCGCGAGGACCCCGAGAACGGCCAGCCCCCAGCCGCCAGTACCGCGGATCGCCGAACGGAAGCCTGCGGCCGCGACTACCGTACCTCCGATCTGGAGCAGCCATCCCCGTCCCCACACCGTCTCCATCAGCATCGCGCGGACGAGTTGCGGATCGAAGGTCGCGCCGGGGGAATGCATGGCGTAGGACTGTGCGCCCATGCGCAGCACCGCCGCCACGGCGACGAACGCCGTGCCAAGCATGCCGATGCGGGCAGCGCCATGTCGCGCGCTCGCAAGCAGTAAGCTGTCCGCACCATGCCGCCGCTGCAGCAGATGTAGCACCGCTCCCTGAAACGCTCCGGCGCCGATGGCCATCAGCAGGCCGAGATACAGCAGGGCGCGAATGGCTACGTATCCCACTGACTCCACGCCGAAACTCGCACCTTGGGGCATCGATGCTGGATCGTGATGCGCTTCCGGCCGCACTTCAGCCGGTGCGGCCGCGCTCGGCGGGGATGTATCGAGCGACATCTGCGCCGTCGGCTTCGCGCCGGATGCAACGGTGAAGGTGTATCGACCGCGCACCGGATGTCCGTCATCGCCGGCGATCTGCCACACCACCGTGTAGGTGCCCGCGGCCAAGGTGCCACGAATGTCTGCTACGAGTGCTCGCCGCGTTTCCGCCGCGAGTCGCACTGGCGACAGCGCCACCGCCGTTCCTGACGCATCCAGCAGCTCGAGTCGACTGAAGGCAAGTGCTGGTGCTTCCGTGAACACCAACCGCAACTCGCGCGGAACGACCGTCAGCGAAGAGGCAGCTGCCGGTGTCGAGCTCTTGAGAGATCCGTGGGCACGCGCGGTGGAGGGTAGGACGGCGAAGAGCGAGAGTGCCAGCACGACAAACAGCGGCAGGCGACCGTGAGAGAGGATGTGTCGCATTCTGCCACGCGACGTCAGTACTGCGACGCGAGTCATGCAGGCGGCTTCCGAGTAACGGGAGGCTTGATAGGACCCATTCCGGGCATCTTGCTGTGGTCCATGCCTGGCATCGCCACTGGCGCCGACTTGGCTGCGGGTTTCGCTGCGAGCTTCTTGGCGGGCTTCGCAGCGGCTTCTGTCGCCGGCCTGGCGGCCGGCTTCGCCGTTGTGCTTGCTGCCTTGGCGCTTGCAGCAGCCCCGCTGCCTCCCGGTGCAGTCGGCACCTCGGGCATGTCCACGCCCATCTCGGATATCCCCGGCATCTGCGCCATCATGCGTTGCAGCACCGGATCACTCATCACGCGCTCACGAATCACCGGGTCGGTCATCATGCGCCTGTGGATCGCCATCAGGCTCGTGTCTGTCTCACCCATGACCGACTTGCGCATATTGGGAGTCGATGCGCCGACCGCGCCGTTGGACGCACCTGTTCCCGCCATGTTCATCGAGGGATGGTCCATCGTCGAGTGGTCCACCGCCGCTGGTTTTCTACCGTTCGGCGAGGTAGTGAGCTCTCTGACGTCCGCGCCGATAGGAGCAGCTGTGTTTCCCAAGACTCCGCATGCGAGTGTCGTAGCAGTTGCGCCGGCGGCCGGAGCGCCGGCCGATGACTGTACGAGCACATGGAACGGACCGTCAGCGGCGAGGGACGCGCCGAGGTTCGCTCTGCCACTGGCGCTGCCGGACGCATCGACGGTGATTGCCGGGTACGCGCCTGGCGCGCCCACAAGCCCCTCGTCGCGCGCGCACGAGCCGCGTCGCACGGACCAGACTCGCACGGCGCCCGGTTGATCACCGGACCAGCGCAGTTGTACCGACGTGCCGTTCACGGTGGCGGTCCCGGTTGCCCCCCGTGAGCCAAGGAGGTTGGCCAGTAGTGCGCTCCTCGCGTTTCCCTGCGGTTGCGTTGCCATGCCCGCGTGGTTGACGAGCGTGCTCACTCCTGCCTGCGCCTGCAGGAGCGCGCCGCCGGGGATGCCTAGCGCGACAAGTGCCGTGACGATTGGAACGCGCATCGGAAAACCTCCGTTGTCGACGCAGGGCACCGAGCCCCAAGAAGGTGAAGCGGGATGGTCGCGCTCAGCGCCAGATCCGCAGACCGGCCATGATCGTGCCGACACGTCGTCGCTCGCCAAGGTTATGGGTCGTCGGGGCACCGATGCCGGTGCGCCGAAGCACCGAAACGCCCACGTACGGCGCGAACTTGCGCCGGATCTCGTAGCGCATGCGCGCGCCGACCTCGACATCGTTGAGTCCGGAGTTCACGCCGATCTGCCGTACCGCCTGCGCAGCCGCGCTGATCTCCACCCATGGCTGCACGATGAGGCGTTGCGTGACGAGCACATCGAACGACGACTGCACTTCGAAGGACACGTCACCCTTGTCGCTGACCAAGAGGATGGGCTCCACCTCGAACCACCCGGGTGCCAAACCGACCACGCCAATCGCGAGCATCCCGCGCGTCAGCCGACTACGTGCGCCTGGCCGATCGCTCGATGGATTGCCAACATCCACCAGCACCACGTCGTTGCGCACGCGCGAGTCGACGCGGGCGCCAGCGACAACCGACCAAAACGGCGTGATCAGTCGCCCGTAGAGGACGTCAACCTGAAACTCCCCGCCGCCGGACACGCGCGTCGACTGCTCACCCTGCAGTCGCAGGAACATCCGCCGGTAGTCGCCGCCGATCCAGCTGACCAGCTCGACGTCCACCGGACGCGCTGGTTGATTCGCGTGCACTTCAAGTTGCTCCGCGAGAATGAACGTGCGGATGACGCGATCGAGGTCCATTCTGTGTGAGCCTTCTCCCAGCTGCGCATCGGCGCGTACGCTCAACAGCGAGGCGAGCGAGAACACGACGGCTTGCCGCCAGCCTGCGCGAGCGCGCGGGAAGGGGCCGGTCATGACGCGCCTCCTTCGCCCACCGTCATCGATCCGTCCGGCTCCGAAACCTGAAATACCCGGAACATGCCAAGGTCCATGTGG
This window harbors:
- a CDS encoding TonB-dependent receptor domain-containing protein, with product MGTTFTALPTITLFAGAHRGFSPPRNEDIISNTTGSVVELDPERSWNYEAGLRWVPRATWTVDMTAFRMDFSNQIIPASVAGGTGATLTSAGRTLHQGLELDVRADLGAGRAVTPFVRLATTWVPVARTVGTRFAYIGTGGADVASKVYAEQNGTGTRSRLDVSGKRLPYAPELTTTATLGLRHRGGADASVEAVHIGQQFGDAANTRVTVADGQQGILPTNTVWNVAGNVPLRRLGLIAFATVKNLFGELVIVDRTRGLLPGVQRLVQVGVERSF
- a CDS encoding four-helix bundle copper-binding protein codes for the protein MAHDHSHGMSNAEMQQCIRECLDCYATCTATAVHCLTLGGQHASVEHQNILVDCAKICHTSADVMLRGSYMYAQACKVCAEACRTCARACETVGGGDAMMQQCAEACRRCAESCERMGSRVV
- a CDS encoding copper resistance CopC/CopD family protein; the protein is MTRVAVLTSRGRMRHILSHGRLPLFVVLALSLFAVLPSTARAHGSLKSSTPAAASSLTVVPRELRLVFTEAPALAFSRLELLDASGTAVALSPVRLAAETRRALVADIRGTLAAGTYTVVWQIAGDDGHPVRGRYTFTVASGAKPTAQMSLDTSPPSAAAPAEVRPEAHHDPASMPQGASFGVESVGYVAIRALLYLGLLMAIGAGAFQGAVLHLLQRRHGADSLLLASARHGAARIGMLGTAFVAVAAVLRMGAQSYAMHSPGATFDPQLVRAMLMETVWGRGWLLQIGGTVVAAAGFRSAIRGTGGWGLAVLGVLALALTPALSGHAAATPERAGLAIVADTLHVIGAGGWLGSLLVVLVAGLPVAMRLPDEERGAAVAELFNAFSPTALLFAGLVAATGVFAAWLHVSEVSALWQTGYGRTLLAKLALLSVVGGTGAYNWLRVKPTISTVAGTARMKSLAQVELLVGVLVLIVTAVLVATPTPMDMRGMEMTTR
- a CDS encoding copper resistance protein B, with protein sequence MTGPFPRARAGWRQAVVFSLASLLSVRADAQLGEGSHRMDLDRVIRTFILAEQLEVHANQPARPVDVELVSWIGGDYRRMFLRLQGEQSTRVSGGGEFQVDVLYGRLITPFWSVVAGARVDSRVRNDVVLVDVGNPSSDRPGARSRLTRGMLAIGVVGLAPGWFEVEPILLVSDKGDVSFEVQSSFDVLVTQRLIVQPWVEISAAAQAVRQIGVNSGLNDVEVGARMRYEIRRKFAPYVGVSVLRRTGIGAPTTHNLGERRRVGTIMAGLRIWR